In the Oryza glaberrima chromosome 6, OglaRS2, whole genome shotgun sequence genome, one interval contains:
- the LOC127777628 gene encoding peroxidase 5-like: MHGYGTRRSDSGGDRSMARLSTAAWPFLAAVAAALLCSVDAVIVEGLQVGFYNQTCPSAEEAVRDVVTSEIGLDRTIAAGIIRIFFHDCFVTGCDASILLDETPSGDVPEKESSANGFTLHGLRTLDVAKSTVESMCPRTVSCADILAFAARDAAVAAGIPFYDVAAGRMDGLRSNMDDLPGNMPTPSHQVPRMSELFVKRGLSQEDLVVLSGAHSIGGAHCFMFSNRIYGFSQGADIDPALEPAFAEKLRKVCPPRKDGDDPEQSPKVSFDGRTSEKLDNVYYSELLASRGLMTSDDALIKDPETKTTVDLFAGDNAVWQEKFAAAMQKLGAVDVLVGEGKGQIRKQCRLVNKPSKQSKPTSTRQSMPALRPKRKKPRLGLGNFIPGFHGFF, encoded by the exons ATGCATGGGTACGGTACGCGCCGGTCGGACTCCGGTGGTGATCGATCAATGGCGAGGCTCTCAACAGCTGCGTGGCCGTTCCTGgccgcagtggcggcggcgctgctgtgCTCCGTCGACGCGGTGATCGTCGAAGGCCTCCAGGTTGGGTTCTACAACCAGACGTGCCcgtcggcggaggaggccgtCCGTGACGTCGTCACCTCGGAGATCGGCTTGGACcgcaccatcgccgccggcatcatccgcatcttcttccacgactgcttcgtcacG GGATGCGACGCGTCCATCCTCCTCGACGAGACGCCGTCCGGCGACGTCCCGGAGAAGGAATCGTCGGCGAACGGCTTCACCCTCCACGGGCTGAGGACGCTGGACGTGGCCAAGTCCACCGTGGAGTCCATGTGCCCGCGCACCGTGTCGTGCGCGGACATCCTCGCGTTCGcggcgcgcgacgccgccgtggccgcgggGATCCCCTTCTACGACGTGGCGGCGGGGCGGATGGACGGCCTGCGCTCCAACATGGACGACCTGCCGGGGAACATGCCGACGCCCAGCCACCAAGTCCCGCGGATGTCGGAGCTCTTCGTCAAGCGCGGCCTGTCGCAGGAGGACCTCGTCGTGCTCTCCGGTGCGCACTCCATCGGCGGCGCCCACTGCTTCATGTTCTCCAACCGCATCTACGGCTTCTCCCAGGGCGCCGACATCGACCCGGCACTGGAGCCGGCGTTCGCCGAGAAGCTCCGGAAGGTGTGCCCGCCGCGGAAGGACGGCGACGACCCGGAGCAGTCGCCCAAGGTCAGCTTCGACGGCCGCACGTCGGAGAAGCTCGACAACGTCTACTACTCCGAGCTGCTGGCCAGCCGCGGCCTCATGACCTCCGACGACGCGCTCATCAAGGACCCCGAGACTAAGACCACCGTCGATCTCTTCGCCGGAGACAACGCCGTGTGGCAGGAGAAGTTCGCCGCCGCGATGCAGAAGCTCGGCGCCGTCGACGTGCTCGTCGGCGAGGGCAAGGGCCAGATAAGGAAGCAATGCCGGCTGGTCAACAAGCCGTCCAAGCAGTCCAAGCCCACGTCGACGCGGCAGTCCATGCCGGCGTTGCGGCCAAAGCGCAAGAAGCCTCGCTTGGGCTTGGGCAATTTCATCCCTGGCTTCCACGGCTTCTTCTGA
- the LOC127777435 gene encoding protein POOR HOMOLOGOUS SYNAPSIS 1-like — MADADVRSEALLPARPTPQRRRQKWAVEFARFFRTPRRDPSKPPPPGLRLVARGKLRHHGTWLPAASPAALSISCPSQSFAVPVLTVSIGDVVFEEHFVSILNFSWPQVTCVTQCPISGSRVVFVSFCDKSKQIQKFALRFPHLSDAESFLNCVKECSTETMDIRPSGRDYLCEDSSASEYIASSGIHQSFEEPDQPVHRTETPALGYHAEPDEPIHRTEAPALSQRETPSLRHHEAPEEPLLQPLLATNIDTVFSGFPPSFTDMLTQFSCKTEKDAEEPYPVTATDHAPQEVSMLDTSHNVAISTTSANEIDVNRETSDIMTRIKTYISDGAFHDMLFKLERVIDELGGDLSL; from the exons atggCGGACGCCGACGTCCGCAGCGAGGCGCTTCTCCCGGCGCGACCGAcgccgcagcggcggaggcagaAGTGGGCGGTGGAGTTCGCGCGCTTCTTCAGGACGCCGCGGCGGGATCcgtccaagccgccgccgcccggcctccgcctcgtcgcccgCGGCAAGCTCCGCCACCACGGCACCTGGctcccggccgcctcccccgccgcgctGTCCATTTCCTGCCCCAGCCAGTCCTTCGCGGTCCCCGTCCTCACCGTCTCCATCGGCGACGTCGTCTTC GAGGAGCATTTTGTGTCCATTCTCAATTTTTCGTGGCCTCAGGTTACATGTGTGACACAATGCCCAATAAGTGGGAGCAGAGTGGTGTTTGTGAGCTTTTGTGATAAGTCCAAACAG ATCCAGAAGTTTGCTTTACGTTTCCCACATCTCAGTGATGCAGAATCATTTTTAAATTGTGTTAAG GAATGCTCAACTGAAACCATGGATATCAGACCATCTGGACGTGACTATCTTTGTGAAGATTCATCAGCATCTGAATATATTGCTTCTAGTGGAATTCACCAAAG CTTTGAGGAGCCAGATCAGCCTGTCCACAGAACAGAGACACCAGCATTAGGCTACCATGCAGAACCAGATGAGCCTATCCACAGAACAGAGGCACCAGCATTAAGCCAGCGTGAGACACCATCATTACGCCACCATGAGGCACCAGAAGAGCCTCTTCTTCAACCTCTCCTTGCTACCAACATTGATACCGTCTTCTCTGGTTTCCCCCCCAGTTTCACTGATATGCTGACACAATTTTCATGTAAAACTGAGAAAG ATGCTGAGGAACCATATCCAGTAACTGCAACGGACCATGCACCACAAGAG GTGTCTATGTTAGATACTTCCCATAATG TTGCAATTTCCACAACTTCTGCTAACGAAATTGATGTTAATAGAGAAACAAGTGATATTATGACAAGGATAAAG ACATATATATCTGATGGCGCCTTCCATG ATATGTTGTTCAAGCTCGAGAGAGTTATTGATGAACTGGGTGGCGACTTGTCACTGTAG